A portion of the Thunnus albacares chromosome 5, fThuAlb1.1, whole genome shotgun sequence genome contains these proteins:
- the LOC122981674 gene encoding prickle-like protein 2 isoform X2, which produces MSLEMEKTITKLMYDFQRNSTSDDDSGCALEEYAWVPPGLSPEQVHQYYNSLPEEKVPYINSPGEKYRIKQLLHQLPPHDNEVRYCNALDEEEKRELKIFSNQRKKENLGRGNVRPFPLTINGAICDKCGGQINGGDIVVFAVRAGHGKCWHPHCFVCSMCEELLVDLIYFYQDGKIYCGRHHAERLKPRCCACDEIIFADECTEAEGRHWHMKHFCCYECETTLGGQRYIMKDGRPHCCNCFESLYAEYCDACGEHIGIDQGQMTYDGQHWHATEECFCCARCKRSLLGRPFLPKQGQIFCSRSCSAGQDPDESDSSDSAFQSARSRESRHSTKIGKKERRNAEQERRSAEARQSAPPPMPDRLSAEIDPLSGQMDRLSLSSSQTPSRTPNRTPSRTPSRAPSLNQVWMSRDDPYVPSAAYEGPQLEPSPTPTSIHLLGQCNPRQGYNPNTNAHPPAQTPANPGKRPDSWGKEQGNTKRTPMAALRGHSFNENWIHHSQDEFRPNKLRTQMSFNEMSSQNQGFSDKRSISLHGFQRDGRPPLTRRNPINAMSFNEPLTPLEQTPRGSMDSLTMSNATGNSLDGVSRRQEHLSRFSMPDLSKDSGVNVSEKSNMGTLSSSVQFHSTESLSSSRPYNNMYTPLRVGYPLQYWDGPQPLGFDSKGHVGVMGSSGNLRMAPMSDRMPRRRINGQEPVSQQQQPQPRRRKHHRGNHGNGQHRSGRHHKRSRRSRSDNALHLVADRPAQMVELPYRRVQEDYDRFPSGHAARELFGLEPGGYRQQPHRPCPRTTSDLTLQNAGWQPVGLGGPCWGDGYMEAADPWCSSCSSSSESEGDEGYFLGEPIPRPVQLCYINNEELRHRYSPSGIVGHHGPLHGPIHGQLHTRQRRKSKNCIIS; this is translated from the exons ATGTCTCTGGAGATGGAGAAGACCATCACCAAGCTGATGTACGACTTCCAGAGAAACTCAACCTCTGATGATGACTCTGGATGTGCATTGGAGGAATACGCCTGGGTTCCCCCCGGCCTCAGCCCCGAGCAG GTGCATCAGTATTATAACTCCTTACCAGAAGAGAAGGTCCCCTATATAAACAGCCCTGGAGAGAAATATCGCATCAAACAACTGCTTCACCAGTTGCCACCACATGACAATGAG GTGCGTTATTGTAACGCATTGGacgaggaggagaaaagagagctAAAGATCTTCAGCAACCAACGGAAGAAGGAGAACCTGGGCAGGGGCAACGTCCGTCCTTTCCCCCTGACTATTAATGGGGCCATATGTGATAAG TGTGGTGGTCAGATAAACGGAGGGGACATTGTAGTTTTTGCTGTGAGGGCGGGTCATGGAAAATGTTGGCACCCTCATTGCTTTGTCTGCAGCATGTGTGAGGAGCTGTTGGTGGATCTCATCTACTTCTACCAGGATGGCAAAATCTACTGTGGCCGGCACCACGCTGAGAGGCTGAAACCCCGCTGCTGTGCCTGTGATGAG ATTATCTTTGCCGATGAATGCACCGAGGCAGAGGGCAGGCACTGGCACATGAAGCACTTCTGTTGCTACGAGTGTGAGACCACCCTCGGCGGCCAGCGCTACATCATGAAGGATGGGCGGCCACACTGCTGCAACTGCTTCGAGTCCCTTTATGCAGAGTACTGTGACGCATGTGGAGAACACATAG GCATTGACCAAGGCCAAATGACGTATGATGGGCAGCACTGGCACGCAACTGAGGAATGTTTTTGCTGTGCCCGTTGCAAACGCTCTCTGCTGGGCCGCCCCTTCCTGCCAAAGCAGGGACAGATCTTCTGCTCACGGTCCTGCAGCGCTGGACAG GATCCAGATGAGTCTGACTCCTCAGACTCGGCCTTCCAGAGTGCCCGTTCCCGTGAGTCCCGCCACAGCACCAAGATTGGGAAAAAGGAGCGCAGGAATGCTGAGCAGGAGCGGCGGAGTGCCGAGGCCCGCCAGTCAGCTCCTCCACCCATGCCTGACCGTCTGTCGGCTGAAATTGATCCTCTATCTGGTCAGATGGACCGTTTAAGCCTCTCCTCTAGCCAGACCCCGAGCAGGACACCTAACCGTACACCCAGCCGCACTCCAAGCCGTGCCCCGAGTCTTAACCAGGTGTGGATGAGTCGGGATGATCCCTACGTCCCTTCTGCTGCTTATGAGGGCCCCCAGCTGGAACCCTCCCCCACTCCAACATCTATACATCTGCTGGGTCAGTGTAACCCCAGGCAGGGTTACAATCCCAACACAAATGCTCATCCTCCAGCCCAGACTCCTGCCAACCCAGGGAAGAGGCCTGACTCCTGGGGGAAGGAACAAGGCAATACCAAGAGGACCCCTATGGCGGCCCTGAGGGGCCACTCCTTTAATGAAAACTGGATCCACCACAGTCAGGATGAGTTCAGGCCCAACAAGCTACGCACCCAGATGAGCTTCAATGAGATGTCTAGCCAGAACCAGGGTTTCTCTGACAAGAGGAGCATCAGCCTGCATGGATTCCAGAGAGACGGCAGGCCCCCACTGACCAGGAGGAACCCCATCAATGCCATGAGCTTCAATGAGCCCCTCACTCCTCTAGAACAAACCCCTCGTGGATCCATGGACTCCCTCACTATGTCCAATGCTACAG GTAACTCTCTGGATGGGGTCAGTAGGCGTCAGGAGCATTTGTCAAGATTCTCTATGCCCGACCTGAGTAAGGACTCAGGTGTAAATGTTTCTGAGAAGAGCAACATGGGAACGCTCAGCTCCTCAGTCCAGTTCCACAGCACAGAGTCACTGTCCTCCTCTCGCCCCTACAACAACATGTACACTCCGCTGAGAGTGGGCTACCCACTGCAGTACTGGGATGGCCCACAGCCGCTGGGCTTTGACAGCAAAGGTCATGTCGGGGTGATGGGCAGCAGTGGGAACCTGCGGATGGCTCCCATGAGCGACAGGATGCCCCGCCGACGCATAAATGGGCAGGAACCTGTATCCCAGCAGCAACAGCCACAACCAAGACGTCGCAAACACCATCGTGGAAACCACGGTAACGGACAGCACCGCAGTGGCCGCCACCACAAACGCTCTCGCCGTTCTCGCTCTGATAATGCCCTGCACCTGGTGGCGGACCGGCCCGCTCAAATGGTGGAGCTGCCCTACCGCCGCGTTCAGGAGGATTACGATCGCTTCCCTTCCGGTCACGCTGCCCGGGAGTTGTTTGGTCTGGAACCAGGTGGCTACAGACAACAGCCCCATCGGCCCTGTCCCCGCACCACTTCTGATCTCACCCTGCAGAATGCTGGATGGCAGCCTGTGGGGCTGGGCGGGCCATGCTGGGGCGATGGGTACATGGAGGCTGCTGACCCCTGGTGCTCCagctgctcctcttcctccgaGTCAGAGGGAGATGAGGGTTATTTCCTGGGTGAACCAATCCCTCGGCCCGTGCAGCTGTGCTACATCAACAACGAGGAGCTGCGCCATCGCTACAGCCCCTCTGGGATAGTTGGCCATCATGGACCTCTGCATGGACCGATTCATGGCCAGCTGCATACCCGCCAGAGAAGGAAGAGCAAAAACTGCATAATTTCATAG
- the LOC122981674 gene encoding prickle-like protein 2 isoform X1 translates to MSLEMEKTITKLMYDFQRNSTSDDDSGCALEEYAWVPPGLSPEQVHQYYNSLPEEKVPYINSPGEKYRIKQLLHQLPPHDNEVRYCNALDEEEKRELKIFSNQRKKENLGRGNVRPFPLTINGAICDKCGGQINGGDIVVFAVRAGHGKCWHPHCFVCSMCEELLVDLIYFYQDGKIYCGRHHAERLKPRCCACDEIIFADECTEAEGRHWHMKHFCCYECETTLGGQRYIMKDGRPHCCNCFESLYAEYCDACGEHIGIDQGQMTYDGQHWHATEECFCCARCKRSLLGRPFLPKQGQIFCSRSCSAGQDPDESDSSDSAFQSARSRESRHSTKIGKKERRNAEQERRSAEARQSAPPPMPDRLSAEIDPLSGQMDRLSLSSSQTPSRTPNRTPSRTPSRAPSLNQVWMSRDDPYVPSAAYEGPQLEPSPTPTSIHLLGQCNPRQGYNPNTNAHPPAQTPANPGKRPDSWGKEQGNTKRTPMAALRGHSFNENWIHHSQDEFRPNKLRTQMSFNEMSSQNQGFSDKRSISLHGFQRDGRPPLTRRNPINAMSFNEPLTPLEQTPRGSMDSLTMSNATAGNSLDGVSRRQEHLSRFSMPDLSKDSGVNVSEKSNMGTLSSSVQFHSTESLSSSRPYNNMYTPLRVGYPLQYWDGPQPLGFDSKGHVGVMGSSGNLRMAPMSDRMPRRRINGQEPVSQQQQPQPRRRKHHRGNHGNGQHRSGRHHKRSRRSRSDNALHLVADRPAQMVELPYRRVQEDYDRFPSGHAARELFGLEPGGYRQQPHRPCPRTTSDLTLQNAGWQPVGLGGPCWGDGYMEAADPWCSSCSSSSESEGDEGYFLGEPIPRPVQLCYINNEELRHRYSPSGIVGHHGPLHGPIHGQLHTRQRRKSKNCIIS, encoded by the exons ATGTCTCTGGAGATGGAGAAGACCATCACCAAGCTGATGTACGACTTCCAGAGAAACTCAACCTCTGATGATGACTCTGGATGTGCATTGGAGGAATACGCCTGGGTTCCCCCCGGCCTCAGCCCCGAGCAG GTGCATCAGTATTATAACTCCTTACCAGAAGAGAAGGTCCCCTATATAAACAGCCCTGGAGAGAAATATCGCATCAAACAACTGCTTCACCAGTTGCCACCACATGACAATGAG GTGCGTTATTGTAACGCATTGGacgaggaggagaaaagagagctAAAGATCTTCAGCAACCAACGGAAGAAGGAGAACCTGGGCAGGGGCAACGTCCGTCCTTTCCCCCTGACTATTAATGGGGCCATATGTGATAAG TGTGGTGGTCAGATAAACGGAGGGGACATTGTAGTTTTTGCTGTGAGGGCGGGTCATGGAAAATGTTGGCACCCTCATTGCTTTGTCTGCAGCATGTGTGAGGAGCTGTTGGTGGATCTCATCTACTTCTACCAGGATGGCAAAATCTACTGTGGCCGGCACCACGCTGAGAGGCTGAAACCCCGCTGCTGTGCCTGTGATGAG ATTATCTTTGCCGATGAATGCACCGAGGCAGAGGGCAGGCACTGGCACATGAAGCACTTCTGTTGCTACGAGTGTGAGACCACCCTCGGCGGCCAGCGCTACATCATGAAGGATGGGCGGCCACACTGCTGCAACTGCTTCGAGTCCCTTTATGCAGAGTACTGTGACGCATGTGGAGAACACATAG GCATTGACCAAGGCCAAATGACGTATGATGGGCAGCACTGGCACGCAACTGAGGAATGTTTTTGCTGTGCCCGTTGCAAACGCTCTCTGCTGGGCCGCCCCTTCCTGCCAAAGCAGGGACAGATCTTCTGCTCACGGTCCTGCAGCGCTGGACAG GATCCAGATGAGTCTGACTCCTCAGACTCGGCCTTCCAGAGTGCCCGTTCCCGTGAGTCCCGCCACAGCACCAAGATTGGGAAAAAGGAGCGCAGGAATGCTGAGCAGGAGCGGCGGAGTGCCGAGGCCCGCCAGTCAGCTCCTCCACCCATGCCTGACCGTCTGTCGGCTGAAATTGATCCTCTATCTGGTCAGATGGACCGTTTAAGCCTCTCCTCTAGCCAGACCCCGAGCAGGACACCTAACCGTACACCCAGCCGCACTCCAAGCCGTGCCCCGAGTCTTAACCAGGTGTGGATGAGTCGGGATGATCCCTACGTCCCTTCTGCTGCTTATGAGGGCCCCCAGCTGGAACCCTCCCCCACTCCAACATCTATACATCTGCTGGGTCAGTGTAACCCCAGGCAGGGTTACAATCCCAACACAAATGCTCATCCTCCAGCCCAGACTCCTGCCAACCCAGGGAAGAGGCCTGACTCCTGGGGGAAGGAACAAGGCAATACCAAGAGGACCCCTATGGCGGCCCTGAGGGGCCACTCCTTTAATGAAAACTGGATCCACCACAGTCAGGATGAGTTCAGGCCCAACAAGCTACGCACCCAGATGAGCTTCAATGAGATGTCTAGCCAGAACCAGGGTTTCTCTGACAAGAGGAGCATCAGCCTGCATGGATTCCAGAGAGACGGCAGGCCCCCACTGACCAGGAGGAACCCCATCAATGCCATGAGCTTCAATGAGCCCCTCACTCCTCTAGAACAAACCCCTCGTGGATCCATGGACTCCCTCACTATGTCCAATGCTACAG CAGGTAACTCTCTGGATGGGGTCAGTAGGCGTCAGGAGCATTTGTCAAGATTCTCTATGCCCGACCTGAGTAAGGACTCAGGTGTAAATGTTTCTGAGAAGAGCAACATGGGAACGCTCAGCTCCTCAGTCCAGTTCCACAGCACAGAGTCACTGTCCTCCTCTCGCCCCTACAACAACATGTACACTCCGCTGAGAGTGGGCTACCCACTGCAGTACTGGGATGGCCCACAGCCGCTGGGCTTTGACAGCAAAGGTCATGTCGGGGTGATGGGCAGCAGTGGGAACCTGCGGATGGCTCCCATGAGCGACAGGATGCCCCGCCGACGCATAAATGGGCAGGAACCTGTATCCCAGCAGCAACAGCCACAACCAAGACGTCGCAAACACCATCGTGGAAACCACGGTAACGGACAGCACCGCAGTGGCCGCCACCACAAACGCTCTCGCCGTTCTCGCTCTGATAATGCCCTGCACCTGGTGGCGGACCGGCCCGCTCAAATGGTGGAGCTGCCCTACCGCCGCGTTCAGGAGGATTACGATCGCTTCCCTTCCGGTCACGCTGCCCGGGAGTTGTTTGGTCTGGAACCAGGTGGCTACAGACAACAGCCCCATCGGCCCTGTCCCCGCACCACTTCTGATCTCACCCTGCAGAATGCTGGATGGCAGCCTGTGGGGCTGGGCGGGCCATGCTGGGGCGATGGGTACATGGAGGCTGCTGACCCCTGGTGCTCCagctgctcctcttcctccgaGTCAGAGGGAGATGAGGGTTATTTCCTGGGTGAACCAATCCCTCGGCCCGTGCAGCTGTGCTACATCAACAACGAGGAGCTGCGCCATCGCTACAGCCCCTCTGGGATAGTTGGCCATCATGGACCTCTGCATGGACCGATTCATGGCCAGCTGCATACCCGCCAGAGAAGGAAGAGCAAAAACTGCATAATTTCATAG